The DNA sequence ACGGTGACGGTGAACTGTCCGTCGTCGGGGATCGTGACCTCGACCAGAGGCAGCGCGATCGGTGGCGGAGCGGGACGTTCGCGGGTCTCGTGGCGGATCATCGGGACACCACCTCACGGGTTCGGCCCGTCGCACGCTGCGTCGTCGGGCCGTTGCGGCTCGCGCCGCGCTGGCGGGTGTGTCCGTCGCGGTCCAGGCCGGGCGGGAGGCCGTTGCCGACCTGTGCCGTGTCGAGCTGGCCGAGGATCGTCGTCGCGGTCTTGGCGACGCGGTCAAAGGTGCGCATGACCGTCTCGACCTGGTCGCCCGGGACCGACGACGCCCACGTCGCGACGTACGGGACCGTGTACCGGGAGGTGTCGACACCGTGGGCCCCGAGCACGAGCGCGGCGGTCGACTCGGCCTCGACCTCGACGATGCCGCGATGCATGGTCGCGTCCTCGGCGGAGGGACCGTGAGCCAACAGGTGCGCGAGCTCGTGCGTCAACGTACGGGCAGCGGACAAGGGCTCGACATCCGTGCGGACCTGGACGGTCTTGGTCAGGTAGTTCGTCAGACCGTTCGCCCCACCGATCTCCGCTGCGGAGCCGACGAGCTGGAGGTCGAAGCCGTGGGCGGCGATCTGGGCGGCGATGCCGTCCCAAAGGCTCTCGGGTGCCTGACCCGTCAGGAGGACCGGTGCGGGGAGCGGTTCGACCGGTGCTCCTTCCGTCTGGCAGATGTCGAAGACCCGGCCAACCTTCGTGTTCACGAGCCTGCGCTTGAGTACCTCGCCGGGCGCGAGCCGCTCCCAGTTGCCGAGGCGACGCCACGTCGCCTCGGGGGCATCGGGGTACTCGGCGGTGTAGCGGCCGAAGACGGGCAGGCGGATCACGAGGCCGTGCTGACCCTTGATGACGGTGCGGCCCAGCGAGTTCCACTGCTTGATGCCGGCGACCATCGTGGGGGTGTCCGTCGGGACGAGGCCCTGCGCGTGCTGCTCGGCGAGGCCCACGCAGATCAGCACGCCGTTCATCGCCGAGTAGGCCCGGAGGCGAGCGCTCACCATCAGGGCGCGCATCCACTCCTCACCCGTGACCAGTGCGCCGACCGCGGTGGCCAACTTCTCGTGCAGGAGCTTCAGGTGGGATTCCTGCTCGATCCGCATGCTCTCATCGGTGGTGTACATCTCGCACTTCCCTTCCTGCGATGGGAGGTGCGAACTCGTCACCTGGATCGGTGTGCGGTCAGCGGTCGTCGCGCCGCCGGTACGCTCGGGGTGCCATGCCGTGGAGCTTGGCGAACTGCCGGGAGAAGTAGAGCGGGTCGGCGTACCCAACCAGGTGCGCGATGACGGAAACCGCCCTGTCGGTAGTGTCGAGGAGTTCGCGGGCGTGTCCCATGCGCACGCGGGTCTGGTACTCGAGTACGGAGAACCCCGTCGCGCGCCGGAAGAGTGTGGCGAAGTGGGACGCAGACAGGCCGGTCATTCCGGCGAGCTCTGCGACGGATGTGCGGCCTACCCAGTTGTCGCGCAGGTGCCTGAGCGCGGTCTCGACGGGGTCTGCCTTGGTGGACCGGGGCGTGCGTCGCTGCGCCCCCAGCAGGGCGAGGGCGTGCCACGCGGCACCCGACGCGGCGAGCAGCGAGGTCTCAGTCTCGTCACGCTCCATCTCATGCAGCACGGTCGCGAGGAGCGAGACGACGCGGGCGGGGTCGTCTAGATGCAGCACATGCCCGCCAGCGGCTGCGCGGACCGCCAACTCCAGGTCGGCGACGGCCCGGCCCGCGACATGCATCCACCAGATGGTCCACGGCTCGTCCCGCTCGGCGGCGTAGTCGTGCGGGGTCTGCGGCGGCAGGACGACGACGTCGCCGGGGCCTAGATCGTGCTTCCCGCTGGGCAGCGTGGCGGTGCCGTGGCCAGCCGTGCACACGATGACGACCAACTGTTCGGTGCCGGCGGGCCGGCGCCGCCGGTGGCGTACTGCGCGGGGGAAGAAGCCGGCGTCGGTGACCAGGAGCTGGCCCATGACCGGGCGGTCCAGGGCGCGGCGGACGAAGGGGCGGGGGAGCACCCGCATGCGTTGTCCGGGAAAGCCGTCGCGCACGGACCCGTCGGGAGTCTGTCCAGTGCTTCCATCGTCGATCATCGTTTCGTCCATGAACGTCGTCGATACACCCCTGTCCGGGGTGTCGCGGGAAGCCTACTGTCCCGACTGTGCTCA is a window from the Xylanimonas ulmi genome containing:
- a CDS encoding serine/arginine repetitive matrix protein 2, which translates into the protein MYTTDESMRIEQESHLKLLHEKLATAVGALVTGEEWMRALMVSARLRAYSAMNGVLICVGLAEQHAQGLVPTDTPTMVAGIKQWNSLGRTVIKGQHGLVIRLPVFGRYTAEYPDAPEATWRRLGNWERLAPGEVLKRRLVNTKVGRVFDICQTEGAPVEPLPAPVLLTGQAPESLWDGIAAQIAAHGFDLQLVGSAAEIGGANGLTNYLTKTVQVRTDVEPLSAARTLTHELAHLLAHGPSAEDATMHRGIVEVEAESTAALVLGAHGVDTSRYTVPYVATWASSVPGDQVETVMRTFDRVAKTATTILGQLDTAQVGNGLPPGLDRDGHTRQRGASRNGPTTQRATGRTREVVSR
- a CDS encoding helix-turn-helix transcriptional regulator; the encoded protein is MRVLPRPFVRRALDRPVMGQLLVTDAGFFPRAVRHRRRRPAGTEQLVVIVCTAGHGTATLPSGKHDLGPGDVVVLPPQTPHDYAAERDEPWTIWWMHVAGRAVADLELAVRAAAGGHVLHLDDPARVVSLLATVLHEMERDETETSLLAASGAAWHALALLGAQRRTPRSTKADPVETALRHLRDNWVGRTSVAELAGMTGLSASHFATLFRRATGFSVLEYQTRVRMGHARELLDTTDRAVSVIAHLVGYADPLYFSRQFAKLHGMAPRAYRRRDDR